A single Nocardioides bizhenqiangii DNA region contains:
- a CDS encoding mechanosensitive ion channel family protein: MLHLLTERPTLVLAGTFFGAVAVAWLSGRAIAVVARLARRPFLRRVHDRCHRAWLATLVTVSELIAIGPAGLPADVEQPVRHALVIATIGAVSWLAATTAFLVEDSVMHRVKVDVRDNRRARRVRTQMGIIRRLTAVVVTIVGAAAALMTFDPMRTYGASVLASAGLVGVVAGLAAQTTLSNVFAGLQLVFTDALRYDDIVVVEGQWGRIEELTLTYVVVHLWDERRLVLPATYFTTTPFENWTRSESRVIAALELYLDPSAPVGELRRKTRELVEANPLWDQREWVLQVTDVTELAMVVRITASAADASSAWDLKCDLREQLLAWVHAQHPGALPRMRTAAADARLDRELVLS; this comes from the coding sequence ATGCTCCACCTCCTCACCGAACGCCCGACCCTCGTCCTCGCCGGGACCTTTTTCGGCGCCGTCGCCGTCGCCTGGCTGAGCGGCCGCGCGATCGCCGTCGTCGCCCGGCTCGCCCGCCGCCCCTTCCTGAGACGCGTGCACGACCGGTGTCACCGGGCGTGGCTGGCGACGCTGGTGACCGTGAGCGAGCTGATCGCCATCGGGCCCGCCGGCCTCCCGGCCGACGTCGAGCAACCCGTCCGGCACGCCCTCGTCATCGCCACCATCGGCGCCGTGTCCTGGCTGGCCGCGACGACCGCCTTCCTCGTCGAGGACAGCGTCATGCACCGCGTGAAGGTCGACGTCCGGGACAACCGCCGGGCGCGCCGGGTGCGCACCCAGATGGGCATCATCCGCCGGCTCACCGCGGTCGTCGTGACCATCGTCGGCGCCGCCGCCGCGCTGATGACCTTCGACCCGATGCGGACGTACGGCGCCTCGGTGCTGGCGTCGGCCGGACTCGTCGGTGTCGTTGCCGGTCTCGCCGCCCAGACCACGCTCAGCAACGTGTTCGCCGGGCTGCAGCTCGTCTTCACCGACGCGCTGCGGTACGACGACATCGTGGTCGTCGAGGGGCAGTGGGGACGGATCGAGGAGCTCACCCTGACCTACGTCGTCGTCCACCTCTGGGACGAGCGGCGCCTGGTGCTGCCGGCGACGTACTTCACCACCACCCCGTTCGAGAACTGGACCCGGTCCGAGTCCCGGGTCATCGCGGCCCTCGAGCTCTACCTCGACCCGTCGGCACCGGTGGGCGAGCTGCGCAGGAAGACCCGGGAGCTGGTCGAGGCCAACCCGCTGTGGGACCAACGCGAGTGGGTCCTGCAGGTGACGGACGTCACCGAGCTGGCGATGGTGGTCCGGATCACCGCCTCCGCTGCCGACGCGTCGTCGGCGTGGGACCTCAAGTGCGACCTGCGCGAGCAGCTGCTCGCGTGGGTCCACGCCCAGCACCCGGGGGCGCTGCCGAGGATGCGGACGGCGGCGGCCGACGCCCGTCTCGACCGCGAGCTGGTCCTCAGCTGA
- a CDS encoding organic hydroperoxide resistance protein → MDIFYTATAVATGEGRNGHVQSPDGFIDTDVRVPRELGGAGGATNPEQLFAAGYAACFHSALQLVAGKAKLDVTDSEVVADVSIGANGVGGFGLAVQLEIALPALDRVEAEKLVEQAHEVCPYSNATRGNVEVTLTVA, encoded by the coding sequence ATGGATATCTTCTACACAGCAACCGCGGTCGCCACTGGCGAGGGCCGCAACGGTCACGTCCAGTCTCCGGACGGCTTCATCGACACCGACGTCCGCGTCCCCCGCGAGCTGGGCGGCGCCGGCGGCGCGACGAACCCCGAGCAGCTGTTCGCCGCCGGGTACGCGGCGTGCTTCCACTCGGCGCTGCAGCTGGTCGCCGGCAAGGCGAAGCTGGACGTCACCGACTCCGAGGTCGTGGCGGACGTCTCGATCGGTGCGAACGGCGTCGGCGGCTTCGGCCTTGCTGTCCAGCTCGAGATCGCGCTTCCGGCCCTCGATCGTGTCGAAGCAGAGAAGCTGGTGGAGCAGGCCCACGAGGTGTGCCCCTACTCCAACGCCACCCGCGGCAACGTCGAGGTGACGCTCACGGTCGCCTGA
- a CDS encoding MarR family winged helix-turn-helix transcriptional regulator has product MASHPQLALSSQLCLPLYAAARGVTRRYAELLAEIGLTYPQYLTMLALWDAGTPLTVGDIGARLRLDSGTLTPVLKRLESAGYVARHRDDADERRVLVDVTPDGDRLRERVADVPERAWRGTGLGASDAQQLRRLLDQLLDGLDASAAT; this is encoded by the coding sequence ATGGCCTCGCACCCGCAGCTCGCCCTCAGCAGCCAGCTCTGCCTGCCGCTCTACGCTGCGGCGCGCGGGGTCACCCGCCGCTATGCCGAGCTGCTGGCCGAGATCGGGCTGACCTATCCCCAGTACCTGACCATGCTCGCGTTGTGGGATGCCGGGACGCCGCTGACCGTGGGCGACATCGGCGCGCGGCTCCGGCTCGACTCCGGCACGCTGACACCGGTCCTGAAGCGGCTCGAGAGCGCCGGCTACGTGGCGCGACACCGCGACGACGCCGACGAGAGGCGGGTGCTCGTGGACGTGACTCCTGACGGCGACCGCCTGCGGGAGCGGGTCGCCGACGTGCCCGAGCGTGCCTGGAGGGGCACCGGCCTCGGCGCCTCGGACGCTCAGCAGCTCCGCCGGCTCCTCGACCAGCTGCTCGACGGTCTGGACGCCAGCGCGGCGACCTGA
- a CDS encoding helical backbone metal receptor: MGVDPARGRADDLGAPYDGPRPATRVVSLVPSITEALAADRREALVGATDWCTHPADLDVPRVRGTKNPDLRAIRALEPDLVVANKEENRELDVRRLRDAGVRVWVTDIESVPQALDSLDRLYDEGLGWPRPEWLGRARALWGGPMPDVRRRVAAAIWRDPWMVVGARTYTGDLLRRLGWENAFADSDARYPQVELADVDRGDIDLVLLPDEPYEFTVDDGPEAFVRTSTRLVSGRLLTWYGPAMVEAWDSLAGG; this comes from the coding sequence GTGGGAGTAGATCCGGCCCGGGGGAGGGCGGACGACCTCGGCGCGCCGTACGACGGGCCGCGGCCAGCGACGCGGGTGGTGTCGCTCGTGCCGTCGATCACCGAGGCGCTCGCCGCCGACCGGAGGGAAGCACTGGTCGGCGCGACCGACTGGTGCACGCACCCCGCTGATCTCGACGTCCCCCGTGTCCGCGGCACGAAGAACCCGGATCTTCGCGCGATCCGGGCACTGGAGCCCGACCTCGTCGTCGCGAACAAGGAGGAGAACCGCGAGCTCGACGTGCGGCGACTGCGCGATGCGGGCGTGCGGGTGTGGGTGACCGACATCGAGAGCGTGCCCCAGGCGCTGGACTCGCTCGACCGTCTGTACGACGAGGGCCTCGGCTGGCCGCGGCCGGAGTGGCTGGGCCGGGCCCGCGCGCTCTGGGGCGGTCCGATGCCCGACGTACGCCGCCGTGTCGCCGCAGCCATCTGGCGAGACCCGTGGATGGTCGTCGGTGCACGCACGTACACCGGCGACCTGCTGCGGCGGCTCGGCTGGGAGAACGCGTTCGCCGACAGCGACGCCCGCTACCCGCAGGTCGAGCTCGCTGACGTCGACCGCGGCGACATCGACCTCGTGCTGCTGCCCGACGAGCCGTACGAGTTCACGGTCGACGACGGACCGGAGGCGTTCGTCCGGACCTCGACCCGCCTGGTGTCCGGACGTCTCCTCACCTGGTACGGACCGGCCATGGTGGAAGCCTGGGACAGCCTCGCCGGCGGATGA
- the guaA gene encoding glutamine-hydrolyzing GMP synthase: protein MTAPDPSQQHDLVLVVDFGAQYAQLIARRVREARVYSEIVPHSMPVAEMMAMGPKAIILSGGPSSVYAEGAPGLDPAIFEAGTAVFGMCYGFQLMAQGLGGTVAETGAREYGRTRVHVGHAGTLLGGVPTEHNVWMSHGDSVTAAPDGFEVLASTAGTPVAAFENVDRGLAGVQWHPEVLHTEHGQKVLEHFLWDIAGCRQTWTIGNIAEEQIERIRAQIGTDGRAICGLSGGVDSAVAAAIVQKAIGDRLTCVYVDHGLMRKGETEQIERDFVAATGTKLVVVDAEKQFLEALAGVSDPETKRKIIGREFIRTFEAAEVDIIKSSPAGSTVKFLVQGTLYPDVVESGGGTGTSNIKSHHNVGGLPDDLEFELVEPLRTLFKDEVRLVGEQLGLPPELVWRHPFPGPGLGIRIIGEVTRERLDILREADAIARAELTAAGLDRDIWQFPVVLLADVRSVGVQGDGRTYGHPVVLRPVTSEDAMTADWARVPYDVLERISTRITNEVREINRVTVDITSKPPGTIEWE from the coding sequence ATGACGGCGCCTGATCCCTCGCAACAGCACGACCTGGTCCTGGTGGTCGACTTCGGGGCGCAGTACGCCCAGCTGATCGCGCGGCGGGTGCGGGAGGCGCGGGTCTACTCCGAGATCGTGCCGCACTCGATGCCGGTGGCCGAGATGATGGCGATGGGGCCGAAGGCGATCATCCTGTCCGGCGGGCCGTCCTCGGTCTACGCGGAGGGTGCGCCCGGGCTCGACCCGGCGATCTTCGAGGCGGGTACGGCGGTCTTCGGCATGTGCTACGGCTTCCAGCTGATGGCGCAGGGGCTGGGCGGCACGGTCGCCGAGACCGGCGCGCGGGAGTACGGCCGGACCCGGGTCCACGTCGGCCACGCCGGCACCCTGCTCGGAGGTGTCCCGACCGAGCACAACGTCTGGATGTCGCACGGCGACTCGGTGACCGCCGCGCCCGACGGCTTCGAGGTGCTCGCGTCGACCGCGGGCACGCCGGTCGCGGCGTTCGAGAACGTCGACCGCGGCCTGGCCGGGGTCCAGTGGCACCCCGAGGTGCTGCACACCGAGCACGGCCAGAAGGTCCTCGAGCACTTCCTCTGGGACATCGCCGGCTGCCGCCAGACCTGGACCATCGGCAACATCGCCGAGGAGCAGATCGAGCGGATCCGCGCCCAGATCGGCACCGACGGCCGGGCGATCTGTGGCCTGTCCGGGGGCGTCGACTCGGCTGTGGCGGCCGCGATCGTGCAGAAGGCGATCGGCGACCGGCTCACCTGCGTCTACGTCGACCACGGCCTGATGCGGAAGGGCGAGACCGAGCAGATCGAGCGCGACTTCGTGGCCGCGACCGGCACCAAGCTGGTCGTCGTAGACGCGGAGAAGCAGTTCCTCGAGGCGCTCGCCGGGGTCAGCGACCCTGAGACCAAACGCAAGATCATCGGCCGCGAGTTCATCCGCACGTTCGAGGCGGCCGAGGTGGACATCATCAAGAGCTCGCCCGCGGGCAGCACGGTGAAGTTCCTCGTCCAGGGCACGCTCTACCCCGACGTGGTCGAGTCCGGCGGCGGCACGGGCACCTCCAACATCAAGTCCCACCACAACGTCGGCGGCCTTCCCGACGACCTCGAGTTCGAGCTGGTCGAGCCGCTGCGCACGCTGTTCAAGGACGAGGTGCGGCTGGTCGGCGAGCAGCTCGGCCTCCCGCCCGAGCTCGTCTGGCGGCATCCGTTCCCCGGCCCCGGCCTCGGCATCCGCATCATCGGCGAGGTCACCCGCGAGCGGCTCGACATCCTCCGCGAGGCCGACGCGATCGCACGGGCGGAGCTCACCGCGGCCGGCCTCGATCGCGACATCTGGCAGTTCCCCGTCGTGCTCCTCGCCGACGTGCGCTCCGTCGGCGTCCAGGGCGACGGCCGCACCTACGGCCACCCCGTCGTGCTGCGGCCGGTCACGTCCGAGGACGCGATGACGGCCGACTGGGCACGGGTGCCGTACGACGTGCTCGAGCGGATCTCGACCCGGATCACCAACGAGGTCCGCGAGATCAACCGCGTCACCGTCGACATCACCTCGAAGCCGCCGGGCACCATCGAGTGGGAGTAG
- a CDS encoding GMC family oxidoreductase produces the protein MAEAFDYDVLIIGSGFGGSVSALRLTEKGYRVAVLEAGARFDDKDFAASSWDLKRYLFAPAAGCYGIQRIDAVRDCMILAGAGVGGGSLVYANTLYEPLDAFYRDPAWSHITDWKSELEPYYDQAKRMLGVVEYPKVTPSDLVMKQVADDMGAGDTFHPTPVGVFFGGPGQEPGAQVGDPYFGGAGPQRNTCLDCGECMTGCRHNAKNTLVKNYLYLAEQNGAVVHPLTTVTRVRPLEAGGYRVDARWTKAKLSRRSAIKTFTAEHVIFAAAALGTQKLLHKLKSTGDLPRISDRLGVLTRTNSESLLGAIAPKGAPADFSTGIAITSSWHPDDVTHIEPVRYGKGSNAMALMQTVLTDGGGPLPRWQTWLKELWKEKRNVLDLYDVKHWSERVVIALVMQTVDNSITTRPLRTPFGWFLTSRQGHGEPNPTWIPVANEAVRRMAAVMDGKAGGTIGEPFNRPLTAHFIGGCTIGDSPESGVVDPFHRVYGYEGLHIADGSTISANLGVNPSLTITAQAERAMAFWPNKGEVDTRPAAGASYRRIQPVAPKQPVVPDEAPGALRLPIVGVS, from the coding sequence ATGGCGGAGGCGTTCGACTACGACGTTCTCATCATCGGCTCCGGATTCGGCGGGTCAGTCTCCGCTCTCCGGCTGACGGAGAAGGGCTACCGGGTCGCCGTGCTCGAGGCGGGCGCGCGGTTCGACGACAAGGACTTCGCCGCAAGCTCCTGGGACCTCAAGCGCTACCTCTTCGCGCCCGCTGCCGGCTGCTACGGCATCCAGCGGATCGACGCCGTCCGCGACTGCATGATCCTGGCCGGTGCCGGCGTCGGGGGCGGCTCCCTCGTCTACGCCAACACGCTCTACGAGCCGCTCGACGCGTTCTACCGCGACCCTGCGTGGTCGCACATCACGGACTGGAAGTCCGAGCTGGAGCCCTACTACGACCAGGCCAAGCGGATGCTCGGGGTCGTCGAGTACCCCAAGGTGACGCCTTCCGACCTGGTGATGAAGCAGGTCGCCGACGACATGGGTGCGGGCGACACGTTTCACCCGACCCCGGTCGGCGTCTTCTTCGGCGGGCCCGGCCAGGAGCCGGGCGCGCAGGTCGGTGACCCGTACTTCGGAGGCGCCGGCCCGCAGCGGAACACGTGCCTGGACTGCGGCGAGTGCATGACCGGCTGCCGCCACAACGCCAAGAACACCCTGGTCAAGAACTACCTCTACCTCGCCGAGCAGAACGGCGCCGTGGTCCACCCGCTGACCACGGTGACGCGGGTGCGGCCGCTCGAGGCGGGCGGCTACCGCGTCGACGCGCGATGGACGAAGGCGAAGCTGTCGCGCCGGTCGGCCATCAAGACGTTCACCGCGGAGCACGTGATCTTCGCAGCGGCTGCCCTCGGGACCCAGAAGCTGCTGCACAAGCTCAAGTCGACGGGAGACCTGCCGAGGATCTCCGACCGGCTCGGCGTGCTCACCCGCACCAACTCGGAGTCGCTGCTCGGAGCGATCGCACCGAAGGGCGCGCCGGCGGACTTCAGCACCGGCATCGCGATCACCTCGTCGTGGCACCCTGACGACGTCACCCACATCGAGCCGGTGCGCTACGGCAAGGGCTCCAACGCGATGGCGCTCATGCAGACCGTGCTCACCGACGGCGGCGGTCCGCTGCCGCGCTGGCAGACCTGGTTGAAGGAGCTGTGGAAGGAGAAGCGCAACGTCCTCGACCTCTACGACGTCAAGCACTGGTCGGAGCGCGTCGTCATCGCGCTGGTGATGCAGACGGTCGACAACTCGATCACCACCAGGCCGCTACGGACGCCGTTCGGCTGGTTCCTGACGTCGCGGCAGGGTCACGGCGAGCCCAACCCGACCTGGATCCCGGTCGCCAACGAGGCGGTCCGCCGGATGGCGGCGGTGATGGACGGCAAGGCCGGCGGGACGATCGGCGAGCCGTTCAACAGGCCGCTGACCGCGCACTTCATCGGTGGCTGCACCATCGGCGACAGCCCCGAGTCCGGTGTGGTGGACCCCTTCCACCGCGTCTACGGCTACGAGGGCCTGCACATCGCGGACGGGTCGACCATCTCGGCCAACCTGGGGGTGAACCCCTCGCTCACCATCACGGCGCAGGCCGAGCGGGCGATGGCCTTCTGGCCCAACAAGGGCGAGGTCGACACCCGACCGGCCGCCGGCGCGTCGTACCGACGCATCCAGCCGGTGGCCCCGAAGCAGCCCGTCGTGCCCGACGAGGCCCCCGGAGCGCTCCGGCTGCCCATCGTCGGCGTCTCCTGA
- a CDS encoding succinic semialdehyde dehydrogenase, whose translation MNASNPGHPEGVGGGPLVDGPHDPEHDPRASYVLEPEYVASLTERVVATTGTTVQVTSPLDGAPLAHIPQSSADDVAEAYRRARIAQAAWARTPVAERAAKLLRLHDLLLDRMPELLDIITLENGKARKHAFDEVAHTALTARYYARTGAQHLATERRGGLFPVFTRIDVNHVPKGVVGIISPWNYPLTMAISDGIPALMAGNAVVAKPDAQTMLTALVAVKLLDEAGFPRDLWQVVAGPGRELGGPMIERSDYICFTGSTATGKLIAQQCAERLIGCSLELGGKNPLLVLRDADVEKAAEGAVRASFSNAGQLCVSAERIFVADQVYDRFVERFVARTEAMSLGASLDWEVDMGPLITAEQLETVTNHVDDAVGKGARALTGGSPRPDLAPYFFEPTILEGVTPEMACFGDETFGPVVSLYRFHDESDAVARANDGEYGLNAAIYSRDGERARAIARQVKCGTVNINEAFGATFGSVAAPMGGMRASGMGRRQGVEGIHRYTETQSVGTQRVLRLSPQFGLSAERHAKVQTLGLRLLNKLGRA comes from the coding sequence ATGAACGCTTCGAACCCCGGCCACCCCGAAGGCGTCGGCGGCGGGCCCCTCGTGGACGGTCCGCACGACCCCGAGCACGACCCGCGGGCGTCGTACGTCCTCGAGCCGGAGTACGTCGCGAGCCTCACCGAGCGCGTCGTCGCGACCACCGGCACGACCGTCCAGGTGACCTCGCCGCTCGACGGCGCCCCGCTCGCGCACATCCCGCAGTCGAGTGCCGACGACGTGGCCGAGGCCTACCGACGGGCCCGCATCGCGCAGGCCGCCTGGGCACGTACGCCGGTCGCGGAACGCGCCGCCAAGCTGCTGCGCCTGCACGACCTGCTGCTCGACCGGATGCCGGAGCTGCTCGACATCATCACGCTCGAGAACGGCAAGGCACGCAAGCACGCGTTCGACGAGGTGGCCCACACCGCGCTCACCGCCCGCTACTACGCGCGGACCGGCGCCCAGCACCTGGCGACCGAGCGCAGGGGTGGCCTGTTCCCGGTGTTCACCCGCATCGACGTCAACCACGTGCCGAAGGGCGTCGTCGGGATCATCTCGCCCTGGAACTACCCGCTGACGATGGCGATCTCCGACGGGATCCCCGCGCTGATGGCCGGCAACGCGGTCGTGGCCAAGCCGGACGCGCAGACGATGCTGACCGCCCTGGTCGCGGTCAAGCTGCTGGACGAGGCCGGCTTCCCGCGGGACCTCTGGCAGGTCGTCGCCGGGCCGGGCCGCGAGCTCGGCGGGCCGATGATCGAACGTTCCGACTACATCTGCTTCACCGGCTCCACCGCCACCGGCAAGCTCATCGCCCAGCAGTGCGCCGAGCGGCTCATCGGGTGCTCCCTGGAGCTGGGCGGCAAGAACCCACTCCTCGTGCTCCGCGACGCCGACGTCGAGAAGGCGGCCGAGGGCGCGGTCCGGGCGAGCTTCTCCAACGCCGGTCAGCTCTGCGTCTCCGCCGAGCGGATCTTCGTCGCCGACCAGGTGTACGACCGGTTCGTCGAGCGCTTCGTCGCCCGCACCGAAGCGATGTCGCTGGGCGCCTCCCTCGACTGGGAGGTCGACATGGGGCCGCTCATCACCGCCGAGCAGCTGGAGACGGTGACCAACCACGTCGACGACGCGGTGGGCAAGGGCGCGCGCGCTCTCACCGGGGGCTCGCCGCGCCCTGACCTGGCGCCGTACTTCTTCGAGCCGACCATCCTCGAGGGGGTCACGCCCGAGATGGCCTGCTTCGGCGACGAGACGTTCGGACCGGTGGTCTCCCTCTACCGGTTCCACGACGAGTCCGACGCGGTCGCGCGGGCCAACGACGGTGAGTACGGCCTCAACGCCGCCATCTACAGCCGCGACGGCGAGCGTGCGCGCGCCATCGCCCGCCAGGTCAAGTGCGGCACGGTCAACATCAACGAGGCGTTCGGAGCCACCTTCGGCAGCGTCGCGGCTCCGATGGGCGGCATGCGCGCGTCGGGCATGGGCCGCCGGCAGGGTGTCGAGGGCATCCACCGCTACACCGAGACCCAGTCGGTCGGCACGCAGCGGGTGCTCCGCCTCTCCCCGCAGTTCGGTCTCAGCGCCGAGCGGCACGCGAAGGTCCAGACTCTCGGGCTGCGCCTGCTCAACAAGCTGGGCAGGGCCTGA
- a CDS encoding metallophosphoesterase → MGESGASDRSLRREEFVHLVDLSHDRVLIAWGAFWFRRAAHGGWSILDDSELREAVGRRTSIGHSAEPFGDAVVEVLAGTGDVVGRAETSTQAWAWVGDLTPDADYRYRVLVDGREWAAGQRWDWMPSAAGGYDLQPGGRYDLRFHTFPSPDTDASGVRFVAMGDYGVGIRSDSESSRRQRRVAELLTTLVREHEVRFVLSLGDNIYQGEQGQVDDESGGEDDDWYSSFFQPYRYVIARVPVFPAIGNHDTSDTEGSDDREQMEDNFHVHERFRDQQDRASVGPGLFYRFGYGRNLELICIDTSQDEEDAEHHRYFQVPDHRDWLEQALASGDPTWRIPFSHHPVYCAGPLHENDQEMLEALEPLFEQGGVRLVLAGHEHNFQVSEVDGRTYVVSGAGGKVREEIPEGFDAAHTTAWAAQAHLMLVEIDDAEARLTPLSGLLPDGSPHLMTALTQQNDVVRPPIVVRRDGS, encoded by the coding sequence ATGGGGGAGAGCGGGGCGAGCGACCGAAGCCTTCGTCGCGAGGAGTTCGTGCACCTGGTCGACCTCTCCCACGACCGGGTGCTGATCGCGTGGGGTGCGTTCTGGTTCCGTCGGGCAGCCCATGGCGGGTGGAGCATCCTCGACGACTCCGAGCTGCGGGAGGCCGTGGGACGCCGTACGTCCATCGGGCACAGCGCCGAGCCCTTCGGTGACGCCGTGGTCGAGGTGCTGGCCGGTACCGGTGACGTAGTCGGACGAGCGGAGACGTCGACCCAGGCCTGGGCCTGGGTCGGGGACCTGACGCCCGACGCCGACTACCGCTACCGGGTCCTCGTCGACGGGCGCGAGTGGGCAGCCGGGCAGAGGTGGGACTGGATGCCCTCCGCGGCCGGCGGCTACGACCTCCAACCCGGAGGGCGCTACGACCTGCGGTTCCACACGTTCCCGTCACCCGACACCGACGCCTCGGGCGTGCGGTTCGTCGCGATGGGCGACTACGGCGTCGGGATCCGGTCCGACAGCGAGTCCAGCCGCCGCCAGCGGCGGGTGGCGGAGCTGCTGACGACCTTGGTGCGTGAGCACGAGGTCCGCTTCGTGCTCTCGCTCGGCGACAACATCTACCAGGGGGAGCAGGGCCAGGTCGACGACGAGAGCGGAGGGGAGGACGACGACTGGTACTCCAGCTTCTTCCAGCCCTACCGCTACGTGATCGCCCGGGTCCCGGTGTTCCCCGCGATCGGCAACCACGACACGAGCGACACCGAGGGCAGCGACGACCGTGAGCAGATGGAGGACAACTTCCACGTCCACGAGCGCTTCCGCGATCAGCAGGACCGGGCCTCGGTGGGTCCCGGTCTGTTCTACCGCTTCGGCTACGGCCGCAACCTGGAGCTGATCTGCATCGACACGTCGCAGGACGAGGAGGACGCCGAGCACCACCGGTACTTCCAGGTGCCGGACCACCGGGACTGGCTCGAACAGGCGCTGGCCTCGGGTGATCCGACCTGGCGGATCCCGTTCTCCCACCACCCGGTCTACTGCGCGGGACCGCTGCACGAGAACGACCAGGAGATGCTGGAGGCGCTCGAGCCGTTGTTCGAGCAAGGTGGGGTCCGCCTCGTCCTGGCGGGGCACGAGCACAACTTCCAGGTCTCCGAGGTGGACGGTCGCACCTATGTCGTCTCCGGTGCCGGAGGGAAGGTCCGCGAGGAGATCCCGGAGGGCTTCGACGCGGCCCACACGACGGCCTGGGCCGCGCAGGCGCACCTGATGCTCGTCGAGATCGACGACGCGGAGGCGCGGCTGACCCCGCTGTCCGGTCTGCTTCCCGACGGCTCACCGCACCTGATGACCGCGCTCACCCAGCAGAACGACGTCGTCCGGCCGCCCATCGTGGTCCGACGCGACGGCTCCTGA
- a CDS encoding aldehyde dehydrogenase, translating to MTLDRDALFIGGTWTKPASDAVLEVVSPHTEEVVARVPDGSAADIDAAVGAARKAFDGGPWPRLSPAERIDVVQNLSGLYAAKLGEMAEVITTEIGSPISFSNLAQSPAPWMQIEAFLTIAREFPWESTRPGALGADVMVRHEPVGVVAAIPPWNVPQFTVMSKLIPALLAGCTVVVKPAPESPLDCYLLAELLQEAGVPEGVVSIVAAGREVGEHLVSHPGVDKVAFTGSTAAGRRIGAICGEQLKHCSLELGGKSAAIVLDDADLAATLEGLKFIGLMNSGQACVAQTRVLVSRDRHDEVSQALAEAVAGMQVGDPMDPATEIGPMVAQRQQERVEKYIALGQEEGAQLLTGGSGRPDGLDNGWYVRPTVFAGVDNRMRIAQEEIFGPVLSVIPYDDVDDAVRIANDSDYGLAGTVWTTDQEAGVEVARRVRTGTFGVNTYTMDFAAPFGGYKASGLGREFGPEGLAQYSELKSVYLSSPPM from the coding sequence ATGACTCTCGACCGTGACGCACTCTTCATCGGCGGCACCTGGACGAAGCCGGCCTCCGACGCGGTGCTCGAGGTGGTGTCGCCGCACACCGAGGAGGTGGTCGCGCGGGTGCCCGACGGCAGCGCGGCGGACATCGACGCGGCGGTGGGCGCGGCGCGGAAGGCCTTCGACGGCGGCCCGTGGCCGCGGCTGTCGCCGGCGGAGCGGATCGACGTCGTACAGAACCTGTCCGGCCTGTACGCCGCGAAGCTCGGTGAGATGGCGGAGGTGATCACGACCGAGATCGGCTCGCCGATCTCGTTCAGCAACCTGGCGCAGTCGCCGGCGCCCTGGATGCAGATCGAGGCGTTCCTGACGATCGCTCGTGAGTTCCCCTGGGAGTCCACCCGCCCGGGGGCGCTCGGCGCCGACGTGATGGTGCGGCACGAGCCGGTCGGTGTCGTGGCCGCGATCCCACCGTGGAACGTCCCGCAGTTCACCGTCATGTCCAAGCTGATCCCGGCCCTGCTCGCCGGGTGCACCGTCGTCGTGAAGCCGGCTCCCGAGAGCCCGCTGGACTGCTACCTGCTCGCCGAGCTGCTGCAGGAGGCGGGCGTGCCGGAGGGCGTGGTCAGCATCGTCGCCGCCGGCCGCGAGGTCGGCGAGCACCTGGTCTCGCACCCCGGCGTCGACAAGGTGGCGTTCACCGGCTCCACCGCGGCCGGCCGCCGGATCGGCGCGATCTGTGGCGAGCAGCTCAAGCACTGCTCGCTGGAGCTCGGCGGCAAGTCCGCCGCGATCGTGCTCGACGACGCGGATCTCGCGGCGACGCTCGAAGGACTCAAGTTCATCGGCCTGATGAACTCGGGCCAGGCCTGCGTCGCGCAGACTCGGGTGCTGGTCAGCCGCGACCGCCACGACGAGGTCTCGCAGGCGCTGGCCGAGGCGGTCGCGGGGATGCAGGTCGGCGACCCGATGGACCCCGCCACGGAGATCGGCCCGATGGTCGCGCAGCGCCAGCAGGAGCGCGTCGAGAAGTACATCGCGCTCGGCCAGGAGGAGGGCGCGCAGCTCCTCACCGGCGGCTCCGGCCGGCCCGACGGGCTCGACAACGGCTGGTACGTCCGGCCGACGGTCTTCGCAGGCGTCGACAACCGGATGCGGATCGCCCAGGAGGAGATCTTCGGGCCGGTGCTGTCGGTGATCCCGTACGACGACGTCGACGACGCCGTGCGGATCGCCAACGACTCCGACTACGGACTGGCCGGCACGGTGTGGACCACCGACCAGGAGGCCGGCGTGGAGGTGGCGCGCCGGGTGCGCACCGGCACCTTCGGCGTCAACACCTACACGATGGACTTCGCCGCACCGTTCGGCGGTTACAAGGCCTCCGGGCTCGGGCGCGAGTTCGGCCCCGAGGGCCTGGCCCAGTACTCCGAGCTGAAGTCGGTCTACCTGTCCTCGCCGCCGATGTGA